The genomic region accttgaaattagggtctgcgtttaggttttgaaatctgcatttagatttcgaaaaaagctcataacttctatcaaccgtttatagggggcatgagtcatcctatggtgacagctcttgttcttattgttttttttaccaagTTTGTAACTTTTATGAGATTAAGTCTTCAACAATTTGTGTGGGTGAATTAAAATTGTGTGCTTAAAAGCAATCATGGCCCTCTTTTTTATATGTGCCCTCAAATTGTTTAAAGGTATTTCATACATTCGTGTCCAATATGTACATATGGGATCATGTCTATGTTATTGCAATTTGTATGTGCTGGATGATCAAGTACTAAGAATCATGTTCATCTAAGGACGATTGATGACTTGGTCAGTGCTTTGACAATTTCATGTAAGTGTTTAATATTTGAATGATTGATAAAAAGTTGCAGAAAATCtcaaatatgatgtatttttagGATTGTGTACTTATAATagtaatatcaaataaaattgcaTTTAGGCATTATTTACATGATCTGCATAGAAGTAACATGGGTATATAtgtgtaattttaaatatttcataaacattTGTAGTTATggataatttgtttttataacttGAACAGTAATGGTATACCAGTATCTCATTAACACAATTTTGGTAGtaaacatacatgttttacatgtagtattgttgttgtttgtaaattgttaaagtgttatttatttatttatttatacatagacccaaacaaaagaaatgttttcaaaataaatgtttgcaATTGCAAAGTAAAACTTGGAAATTATAAATTGTAGATCCAAtctaaagtaaacaaaacatttataactTATCTCGTAATAAATATGTGATATTGGTTCATATTTCAGGCTTCATGTACTCAAAGTGACCAACACATGTTTGAGGCAATTGAATGAAGCATAAGCATATAATGTATACCGTATCTATTAACTGTTCGCAAGGAATTATCTATAAGTTGCTGAATAAGAAGGTGTTGGTTTTCATGTGTTCAATACAAGGAACTATATGCCTCTAGTATATGTGCCTTGCTCAGGAAACACTAACACGTGGCTAAATGCATGGGtttaaagtgtcttcccatattagcctgtgcagtctgcttaggcttagcagggatgacactttccggctaatttgtttttttctaagaagagacttctttgaaacaaaaaatacatataaagtgAAAAATGTcacccttgattagcctgtgcagacttcacaggctaatctggtattgcaatttatgcacatgcatttcacCCCATTTTCTCAGGGCGAGGCACATATGGAGCAGTTTGTAATGTCATGTGAATCAGTTCCGCTGCAGATGTCATGTGCTCAAGATTGTATTATTGTTATGAATGGGGTTGTTAACGTTGACAGTTATTTTATAGTAATATTATTTCACAGGAATTTTTTTTAGGTCTTGTATTGAAGGGCTCTTCAATTTCTAAGTGGAAATGTATCACTTAAATATAATTctatacaaaatataaacatgtagttCATAAAATTTGCATTTGGCAGATGACAGGCTAACTGTAAGAATGTTAACAATGttaatgaatgcatatatatttttccATATATGATGTGTTAATTGTGATAATGTATGAAAGTGGAATACAAACATATTGAAAAGTTCCTATGTATTGTTGTTATTGGTTAATAAGATTTAAACCAAAACATGTATGCGCTGCTTTTCACCAACAGTTTCGAATTGTTTACCAGCATATTTGAGTATCGGTTAAGAAAATCGACCACAGCATGTCAGCACTTCTAGAGAAATACCCGGtactttaattaataaaatccttGTTGATTTTTCAGTGAATTACTAATAGAATGAGCATTTGAATATTTCCTCCTTTGGAATAAAAAATCAAGTGGTGTAAAGCAATTCGAGGGACTCtacagtacatgtattttaaatgtgACAAGTTGGCTACGTTGTATGTTACAGAGCCATTTTGTGAGTATATAAAATACTGTCATAATAATACTTAAATTGAGAAATACCAACAGTTCTTTGGTAAGGTCTACATTTCCGATCTGAATTTGATTCAGTGCCAATAATTAAAACTTCATGTTGTATTTTGGCACAGGCACTTGACGACACGTGGAATGGTAAAGTTGATCAGCGTGGTTAATTGTTCTCAACAGAGATCACAAACACGGTTTGCACAGTATTGAACTACACgtattcaaatatatgttgcgATGCTTCATAGCTATGACTACCATAGTAGCAATCTCAGTCTACATGCACCTCATCGAGGTCGACAGAGACGTCACTTCCGGTAATGTCCGTGTCCAGGAAGTCGAACACGGCCCCGCATGACAGGCCCTGGTCCTGGGCCATTACGCGGGCCTCCAGCTCCGACCCCCTGCAAGTCATACTGAGGCGCAGGGACACGCGCTCCTCCACAATCTCTTGTGGTATCTCTATCGTCAGCTTGCCAAGATACACACAGCCATTGTCAAAATCACACAACAATGGGTCACGAAGTGTCGACTGAAACACGTTCCAGAACACCGACCTGTTCCTCCTGTTGCTTATAACATACTTTCGTTCCACCGATGTACCACCGATGTAAACACGTTCACCTATTTCTATGTGTTTGTCAAACGCATTATCGACTAGGAGCCGACCTTGCACTTTCTTAAGAGACGACGCTGGGTAGCCATTTCCCGTCGCGAGGAACTTCCGGGTATGCACGCCGTACGTGTAAGGACTGACGCGCTCTGCGATGATTCGGGAGTTCAGACCGAACATGACGGCTCCCTTGAGGATGGCAAGACTTCCGCCTTCCGGGATGATCACGCGCATGCGAGAATGGAACTCCCGCACTGCCTCGCTGACTATCCGGGACTCGGAGAAGCCCCCGACTAGGAGCAGCGTGGACACGTCCCGAAGCTCCCTCTTCTTAAGCAGATCCCCGATGTGCGCGTTGATTTGAGCGGTGGCTGCCCGGAAGAACTCCTTCATGACGACGGGCTTTATGAGAAGGTTGTTTTTTACTAGCTCCACACCTGATAATAGACAACAACTGGTTCTTGTGAATTGTAAACGGAATAATATATAACACTTATCTTGCGGGGATAAATGCCAAGAAAGATAAACAGCAATTAAATCTTTTTTCGTGAAGTAAACATTGCATAAATGCCTGTATTTAATGTCATTCGTCATATAGTTTTAcggaaaaatgtatttaaatatatgtctAAAAGTAAATTAAACACTTGAGGCCAGCTCAATATGATCGTGTTGTCAACTTTATTTAACTTGTCCTACATCGGATAAACCAGGGCTCACTAGATTGAACATTCTCACATATGCTTAGTACTGAGAATGTCGGTCAGATCAAACACTATCTCAAATCACACCTCTggcgtattggatatggtgtccgcctagcgaccgcgTGGTAACGGATTCGATCCTTACTATAGGAGCGTTCGTTTGATCTTGTACAAAGCCACCAAGCACTGATTGAActtaggaaacggactcgatagcgtttcctTAAGCAGTAAGCTTTCTTTGTTATTGAGCTAAAACAAATAggttttaactacatgtatttaattattaaatttcatcgttaagaatatgcatatattcCTCCTTTATGTTGAGTTAGactcgaaataaaaaaaatatgacaacaCCACATGGAACATCATGATCAAAAATTGAGGAAAACAAACAAACTCAAAGTTGAGTCAGAATATTGACTTAGTATGATCGTAATACTAAATCCCTCATTCCATTCAAAATTCCAATATATGGCGTACCTTTCCTGTACTTGTCTTCCTTGAGCCGCTCCCGGAGGTCCAGTTTCTGGCTCTCCTGGTACATCCGGCCCAGCTCGGGCGGGAAGCGCAGGTCCGTCTCGCCCGCACTAGAGGAGAAGCCGCGCTTGGCATTCTCGAAGTCTCGCTCCAGCTCGATCCAGTCGCTCGCGCACTCGGCTCGGAACCGCTCAAACACAGGGGGAGTCACCTGACATCAAGATGATCATCAATATATACCGGCAATCGCGagtctgtatacatgtatatatatttatttatatatagacttatttattattaacaataaagttCATATGCATTATCAATGCTGTATTTGtcttaaaacataatgttttttgtAGTGTGTTCAAGTTGCTGTATGGTGAAAGATGAAAATGAAAAGCTCTCTAAACGAGCAAATTAGGAGGTAATTATGAGTAATGTAACATAATGCCCTGCAGCTTTTCCACGCCATCATATATATCATTTGTACCATCTTTGCAAGAAACTGCTCGAACGCTTCGTTGACGAGCGTCCCTCCCCATGGTCCGCCCGTTGCCGCGTGCAGCTCCCTTAGGGTCCCATCCGCCAGCACCTCATGCCCCGTGGTGTCTATTGTACCCCCTGAGGACATGCATAAGAAGCGCATAGCCGTCATTGGGTCTTATATTATAGCACGTTCATATAGAGCAATTTTCCCTGTTTATTACTAGTTGCAGAATTGAGTTTCTTTATTTTCCATTTTTGCAGTCTTCTATAAGGAATGTTGAGAACTAACAAAATGTAATGGTTTAGTTAAATACTCAACAATTCATTAACATGTCACCCGtacgtatttataattaattaaactaATAAAGTAAACAGCGTTTTAACGGGTTAACGTATGTAACACTACATAAAACATAAGTGTTAGGCTCCAGCTAGCGTACCACCACAGTCGACGACGATGTACCTCTCGCCGGGGTCGAAGGCGCGCAAGTAGACGCCGTCCACTCCCCCCACGCGGCTCAGCGCCTGCTCCTTGCAGTAGATCGCCGCAGACTCGGGCTCCAACGCCAGACTCAGCTGCGCCCCGGGGATACCGGCCTCAAGTAGTTAACAAACATTACACAccattaatacaaataaaacatttatatagaGTATAGACTTGTGTTTTGGTTTATGTCCACACTTAATTTTAAGACCACACTATAAACAGGTGCAATGGTTTACCGCGGCACATTCAAACTACATATACATTTAAGCgcattatatacatttaattaaaggttCGAAAAGAAACGCACAGGACTTTCCGTTGTCCCGGCACTATAAAGGTTATGACGCCCAGAACATGTGTTTCACTTGATTTAAGTTAATTCTCTGTTATTAAACGAAGTAGGTAAAGGCACTTTCTATCGATATTTTAAAATGGTAGGGATAAAAATATCAGTGTATAGACGAGCAGCAAGAGCAGCAAGCTTCATTTACCGGTAAAGTTTGGTTAATAAAACACATAAGATTTTGTAATAACATAACAATATGCCTATTACCGGAGTAATTGATGGTAAAACTGATGTGATTGGTAAGGGTAAAACTATTTCAAGTTTTACACATTTACAGCACACATATTGAGATAAGAATTGTTAAGCTTGGTGCTACCTTAGACGCCGCCTCCTTCATGAACTGTTTGGCGGACTGACGCCAGATGGCAGGCACGGTAAGGACCCAGCATATCTCCCGGGGCAACACGTCCTCGTTGAGGCCTTCTCGAAGCCTCTTCTGCAGGTGAACCTGCAGACGACATCCACAGCAATGACGTCATAGACAGAGATGGATCGTCAGTGCAATATGAATGGTGGCTTACATTAAGTTGAGTATAgagtgcatttttttaaataattttttttaagtatttaggACGCAGTTATTgcattcttttaagcaaacagttaCACGAACAAAACTTTATTTGTCTTGTTTTAAACGCCAGTGTTAACATATAGTGGTAAGTTACAAAATTACATTAGTTTAAGTTAACGTTATACCTTTACGTATTTGATGGCTTCTGCGAAGATGATCATGGCTTTCATTGTCTTTCCGCTTGCGTCCGTGAGCAGCATGTCCCTGGTCAGCTCCTGGGTAATGAAAGGCATGGTAACCAGCCGAATTGATAGAATTTAGACTTTAATCTGTACAAGACCTCTATGCATAAAACAGCCTGCTATGAAAATGTTAACCGATATAATCTGGCATATTTTGAGAAGGTAACCGTACTAATTTTGCCTTGTTTTGGCATGGAAACCGTGGTAATCAGGCCTTGTTTTGACAGCGATACCATGGATATGAGGCCTTGTTTTGACATGGAAACGGTTGGAATCTGACCACGTTTGACATTGAAAACGTGATAATCTGGGAAAAAAACACCTTTCAAACCGTTGTTATCAGACCTTGTTTTGCCATGAAACCGTAATGATCATGCCTTATTTTCACGCAGTAATCATGCTTTATTTGCGCATGAATACTACCGTGGTAGTCATGACTTGTTTTCACATGGAAACCGTGGTAATCAGGCTTTGTTTACGCATGAATACTACCGTGGTAGTCATGGCTTGTTTTCACATGGAAACCGTGGTAATCAGGCTTTGTTTGCGTATGAATACCGTGGTAGTCATGCCTTGTTTTCACAAGGAAACCCTGGCAAGAAGGCTTTGTTTACGCATGAAAACCGTGGTAGCCATGCCTTGTTTTCATATGGAAACTATGGTGATCAGGCTTTGTTTACGCATGAATACCGTGATAGTCATGCCTTGTTTTCACATGGAAACCCTGGTAATCAGGCTGTGTTTACGCATGAATACCGTGGTAATTATGCCTTGTTTTCACATGGAAACCGTGGTACTAGTAATCAGGCTAATACGCATGAATACCGTGGAAGTCACGCATTGTTTTGACATGGAAACCCTTGTAATCAAGCTTTGTTTACGCATTAATATCGTGGTTATCAGGCCTTGTTTTGACATGAAAACTTTGGTAACATGTTTAGATTCGATATTAAAACATTTGCGAGTAAGTTGCGCTTAGAGAatgaaaatctggaaaaaaaacactgcaaacAACCAGGACGGGActtgttattataaaaaattgCAACTAGGTTGGGATTTGTGAATGAAAATCACGGCAAACAGAATGGTGTTCCGAAATGAAGACAATGGCAACTAGACTTGATGAA from Dreissena polymorpha isolate Duluth1 chromosome 5, UMN_Dpol_1.0, whole genome shotgun sequence harbors:
- the LOC127881435 gene encoding heat shock 70 kDa protein 12A-like; this translates as MNPDKQFDAFGFEAEAKYKSLSLHNRHRDWYYFRHFKMNLHHTRELTRDMLLTDASGKTMKAMIIFAEAIKYVKVHLQKRLREGLNEDVLPREICWVLTVPAIWRQSAKQFMKEAASKAGIPGAQLSLALEPESAAIYCKEQALSRVGGVDGVYLRAFDPGERYIVVDCGGGTIDTTGHEVLADGTLRELHAATGGPWGGTLVNEAFEQFLAKMVTPPVFERFRAECASDWIELERDFENAKRGFSSSAGETDLRFPPELGRMYQESQKLDLRERLKEDKYRKGVELVKNNLLIKPVVMKEFFRAATAQINAHIGDLLKKRELRDVSTLLLVGGFSESRIVSEAVREFHSRMRVIIPEGGSLAILKGAVMFGLNSRIIAERVSPYTYGVHTRKFLATGNGYPASSLKKVQGRLLVDNAFDKHIEIGERVYIGGTSVERKYVISNRRNRSVFWNVFQSTLRDPLLCDFDNGCVYLGKLTIEIPQEIVEERVSLRLSMTCRGSELEARVMAQDQGLSCGAVFDFLDTDITGSDVSVDLDEVHVD